TGACCGGAGCCCTGCGCGCGATCGAAAGACGCTTCGAGGCCTGGCGTCCCCATCCATGATTCGACACAAGGAGTTTCGCGATATGGGCGGCAAATCGGGCATGGCCTCCACACGATGCGTCGCGGCGTTGTGCCTGACCGCAGCAACGACGCTCGGGCTCACCGCGTGCGGCGGCGACGCCGGCTCCTCTCCGGACGACTCCAACAAGATCACCCTCAGCTACAGCCAGGTGGTGGCCGACGAACTGCCGTTCTGGATCGCCGACGAGGCCGGCCTGTTCAAGGCACAGGGACTCGACGTCACATTGACCAACCTCAGCAGCTCGGACGGTTTTCCGGCGCTGGTGTCCGGCCAGACCCAGCTGGCGTCCATCGGTGCGCCGGAAATGGTCTCCGGTGCGGCGTCCGGCGCCCAGGTGAGTTACCTGGCAACCTTGACACCGGTCTTCACCTACGAGCTCTACGCGCGGGTCGACGATCCGCAGCAGCTGAGGGGCAAGCGGATCGGGATCACCTCCACCAGCGGGTCGCTGTACATCGCCACCGTGGAGGCGTTGCAACAACTCGGGCTCTCACCCGGCGACGTCGCGCTCACACCGCTCGGATCCGTGACCAACGTCAACAACGCCTTGGTCGCGGGCACGATCGACGCGGCGATGTCACATCCACCGGCGACCACCCAGCTCGAGGCTGCGGGTCTGCATTCCCTGCTCGACCTCGCCGCACAGCACATCCCGACCTCCAACGTCGGCGTGGCGGCCACCGACGAATACGTCAAGTCCCACGGTGACCAGATCCGCCGCTT
This region of Mycolicibacterium goodii genomic DNA includes:
- a CDS encoding ABC transporter substrate-binding protein; protein product: MGGKSGMASTRCVAALCLTAATTLGLTACGGDAGSSPDDSNKITLSYSQVVADELPFWIADEAGLFKAQGLDVTLTNLSSSDGFPALVSGQTQLASIGAPEMVSGAASGAQVSYLATLTPVFTYELYARVDDPQQLRGKRIGITSTSGSLYIATVEALQQLGLSPGDVALTPLGSVTNVNNALVAGTIDAAMSHPPATTQLEAAGLHSLLDLAAQHIPTSNVGVAATDEYVKSHGDQIRRFMTAVRQAIHREKTDEPYATGILAEHLKVTDPKALHETWAYYTKVLPDVPTPTVEQLQTSVSELAPTNPAVRNLDLSTLVDASFVNESQ